In Streptomyces violaceusniger Tu 4113, one DNA window encodes the following:
- a CDS encoding DUF3830 family protein has translation MVDRADRFIEVSLEKRGVSCTAKLLDERAPITCEAVWNALPLGGDVYHAKYARNEIYALLPPFAPEEPPLENPTITPIPGDLCYFTFTDTQLGTTSYGYETDANHQGRRQVVDLALFYERNNLLINGDAGWVPGIVWGSVVDGLDRMADACQDLWRAGALGETLSFRRA, from the coding sequence ATGGTTGACCGAGCCGACCGGTTCATCGAGGTCTCGCTCGAGAAGCGCGGGGTGAGCTGCACGGCCAAGCTCCTTGACGAGCGTGCGCCGATCACCTGCGAGGCGGTGTGGAACGCACTGCCGCTGGGGGGTGACGTATATCACGCCAAATACGCGCGCAATGAGATCTATGCGCTGCTGCCCCCCTTCGCACCCGAGGAGCCGCCCCTGGAGAACCCGACGATCACCCCGATCCCCGGTGACCTGTGTTACTTCACCTTCACGGACACCCAGCTCGGGACCACGTCGTACGGATACGAGACCGACGCCAACCACCAGGGGCGGCGGCAGGTCGTCGACCTGGCGCTCTTCTACGAGCGGAACAACCTGCTGATCAACGGTGACGCGGGCTGGGTGCCCGGGATCGTCTGGGGCTCGGTCGTCGACGGCCTCGACCGGATGGCCGACGCCTGCCAGGACCTGTGGCGCGCCGGGGCGCTGGGGGAGACCCTCAGCTTCCGCCGGGCATAG
- the ehuB gene encoding ectoine/hydroxyectoine ABC transporter substrate-binding protein EhuB codes for MAPPREKDTDSREIAKMGPSRRSLLAGGAALGLLGAVGCSRVSGSGAKDGGNLLERLRSQGTVRLGIAGEIPFGYIDKNGEFTGEAPEIAKVIFKRLGVPKVQPVPTEFGSLIPGLRSQQFDVVSAGMYINPDRCAQVIFSDPDYRMRDAFIVRKGNPKNIHNYEDIVKQKAKMATGTAYAEIGYAEAVGIKQSDMLILPDQLAGLLAVEQGRADVFAGTTVTVHNVVKQRNSRQAEATEPFQAYVDGKPDIGAGGFAFRPEETKLRDAFNIELHKMKKSGELLRIVRPFGFTKEEMTDLTAKELCS; via the coding sequence ATGGCTCCACCACGTGAGAAAGACACCGATAGCAGAGAAATAGCGAAAATGGGCCCAAGCCGCCGCTCTCTTCTCGCCGGCGGCGCGGCCCTGGGTCTGCTGGGCGCCGTCGGCTGCAGCCGGGTGTCCGGCTCCGGCGCCAAGGACGGGGGCAATCTGCTGGAGCGACTGCGGTCGCAAGGCACGGTCCGACTGGGAATAGCGGGGGAGATCCCATTCGGCTATATCGACAAAAACGGCGAGTTCACCGGCGAGGCGCCGGAGATCGCGAAGGTCATCTTCAAGCGGCTGGGGGTGCCCAAGGTCCAGCCGGTGCCCACCGAGTTCGGCTCGCTCATCCCGGGCCTTCGCTCGCAGCAGTTCGACGTGGTCTCGGCGGGGATGTACATCAACCCGGACCGCTGCGCCCAGGTGATCTTCTCCGACCCCGACTACCGCATGCGTGACGCGTTCATCGTGCGCAAGGGGAACCCCAAGAACATCCACAACTACGAGGACATCGTCAAACAGAAGGCCAAAATGGCCACCGGTACCGCATATGCCGAGATCGGCTACGCGGAGGCCGTCGGGATCAAACAGAGCGACATGCTGATCCTCCCCGACCAGCTCGCCGGGCTGCTGGCCGTGGAACAGGGCCGGGCCGACGTCTTCGCGGGCACGACCGTGACCGTCCACAACGTGGTGAAGCAGCGGAACAGCCGACAGGCCGAGGCCACCGAGCCGTTCCAGGCGTACGTCGACGGCAAACCGGACATCGGCGCCGGCGGCTTCGCCTTCCGGCCGGAGGAGACCAAGCTCCGGGACGCCTTCAATATCGAGCTCCACAAGATGAAGAAGAGCGGCGAGCTGTTGCGCATCGTGCGGCCCTTTGGCTTCACCAAGGAAGAGATGACCGATCTGACCGCCAAGGAGCTGTGCTCATGA
- the ehuC gene encoding ectoine/hydroxyectoine ABC transporter permease subunit EhuC — translation MTAGLWENWLLPGIWITIQLTLFSAVFAAAVAFGIGIARTSRLWIVRFLTGFYVEIFRGTSALVLMFWLFFVMPLAFGYQLVSMWAAVLALGLTYGAYGSEIVRGAIASVAPAQREAAIALSFTPAQRMRRVILPQAIPEMIPPFNNLLIELLKATALVSAVSVADITFAAQLSRLATGDSLEIYAIILVLYFVLAFVLTRLMRLLERRAKAGIGQAPVKSDKGPLVTRKLSARQESEQSSNIITGGAQ, via the coding sequence ATGACGGCCGGACTGTGGGAAAACTGGCTTCTTCCGGGCATCTGGATCACCATCCAGCTCACCCTGTTCAGCGCGGTCTTCGCGGCCGCCGTGGCGTTCGGCATCGGGATCGCCCGCACCTCCCGGCTGTGGATCGTCCGCTTTCTGACCGGCTTCTATGTGGAGATCTTCCGCGGCACCTCGGCCCTGGTGCTGATGTTCTGGCTGTTCTTCGTCATGCCACTGGCCTTCGGGTACCAACTGGTGTCGATGTGGGCGGCGGTGCTGGCCCTGGGCCTCACCTACGGGGCGTACGGCTCGGAGATCGTGCGCGGCGCGATCGCCTCAGTGGCCCCGGCGCAGCGTGAGGCGGCCATCGCGCTCAGCTTCACCCCCGCGCAGCGGATGCGCCGGGTGATCCTGCCGCAGGCGATCCCGGAGATGATCCCGCCCTTCAACAATCTGCTGATCGAGCTGTTGAAGGCGACCGCCCTGGTCTCCGCGGTGAGCGTCGCCGACATCACCTTCGCCGCCCAGCTCTCGCGGCTGGCGACCGGCGACAGCCTGGAGATCTACGCGATCATCCTGGTCCTCTACTTCGTGTTGGCCTTCGTCCTCACCCGGCTGATGCGGCTGCTGGAACGGCGCGCCAAGGCGGGCATCGGCCAGGCTCCGGTGAAGTCCGACAAGGGCCCGCTGGTCACCCGGAAGCTGTCCGCGCGCCAGGAGTCCGAGCAGTCGTCCAACATCATCACGGGAGGTGCCCAGTGA